From the genome of Solanum lycopersicum chromosome 7, SLM_r2.1:
aaatatgagatttgaaattttgtatataaaatatgttaatactttattttgaatatgtaaaaataatctGACAGCCAGAAGTAAAATTAGGACttgaaatttattaattctgagattttaattttttaaagttgaactatgtaaaatttaataatttttaaatataaatagaatttaaactaactctattaaatttaatttagctCGACTATCTTAACATTAATTTTGTCCTTATGTtcgataatataaaaattatttacatcGATAAACTCGTATGAGTacataacaataacaaacatgTCGTTTGAAAAAACGTACACGCAAACCTCcaatttatcataataattattGGGACCAAAGTTGGGGAGCTGAACTTggtaacttttatttatttgtggaagtaaataatttgttttcctaaacaaattaagaaagtttAACACCAAGCAAAGTAATATTAGTACGACAATTTATTAGCACTAATAATAAATgctaaatattaatatatatatatatatatatatatatatcgtctTATACTTTTATACAATATTCTAATGtctaaatataaattatgaatttcaCCTATGCAGATGAATTATTTCAGTACTTGAATATATCTAcgttttctttttaattgttaattaaaaatgaaaataatataataatacaaattcAATCTCAATTCATGTACTGCCCCCTTGAGAACCTAAGGATACCCTAATCAAATAACAAATACGAtagatatatttaaaaaaaaaaatatatatatatatatatatatcaaattcaattatatgtgtgaaaaatattaaaaaataaatacatatattattttaaaatattttcataaattatatgACATACTCATATCAATCATTTTTCGATCAATAAACTCTTCCTCAACGTTATTTTAGACTAAGAAAGAAGGAAAGCTCATTGCTTAGGTAAGTAAGAAATCTAGTCCAACTTGATCAAAAGCaaattaacatttatttattaggctaaactataaataattaattaaacaacaattattatttttttatataaaattaccAATCACATTtatcaaaaagaaatataatgtgACGTTTGCGATgacatgtttatttatttatttatttgtttattctgGAAGATTTCTTCATGAGTCATGAGACCGCCACTATACTAGGCCCTACCTTATCAAAGACTTCTTccacaaattataattatttacgATACGATAATGTATTcagtataattttataaaatataatataaataaattttgtttttgtattagCAAAGTTGAGGGATTATACTCTATAGGCTCAATGAAtattaaacatttaaaaaaataatcaaaatttatacttaaaaaataaaccGTGAGTCCTcgaatattataaaatatctcATAGAAGGTAAAACAAAAGGTTTAAATATGAAAGAGTGTTAATTCTTTTTACTAGACCAACTAAAAAGaagaaagtataaaaaaaaatgaaacgaGAAATTACATTTTGTTTTACATATATCATTTCGATTTAGTTTACATGACACTTTAATTTTACGtagattttaatgttatttgactaattctaaCCATATTATTCAATCCACATTTTTTCAAAGTCTTGTGTAATAATTAATACAACTCCGatgaattttcatttattttttcctaataGCAGGGAAGTTGAAGGTTtggattttatatataattatttataaataatatgtgCCGTTCATTTAATTGTAAGTATCTATAGTGGTCAAGTGGCAATATATAATATAGTTGACAAgacaaatttaaaatgaattgtCTGCCATTTTAGGAGATGAAAATAACTACTCATACCAATAAtgtaaagtaatgagattgttttattcttaattagtaATTATGAGTTTGGAGAAAGTTTCGTTGAAAGTAATATGTTCTATTTGAATTTAGtcagagaaaaatatatttgtcaataaaaaaatttgttaattatttcttttgagtTTAATATGTGagcaataaatattattttaaaagtttaatttaGACAAACGCACCAAAGATGAGAGTGAGTAAAATGCTTGGTACgacatataaaattatgtaaaaatgaGACGTAttgaaaaacgaaaaaaatattatcataaaagtataaaaaattctttaaattcaaactaaaattactaaattttaATCGTGAAGTATACATCCACCCCCTTTTCGAGAAGAGGACTAAGTGGATAAAATTGATATTCGAATTTGGCATCACAAACAGAACACATAGCATATAATATAAGATATTAGTCAAAAAAGATGGGAATATTATTGGTGGggtcaattatttttatgatcgTGAAAACTTtggtttaaaaaattataataatatatgtatggTTGGAAGTGCTTCatgaatctaatttttttgaacCATTGGAGTTAAAAAGCATTTGCCTTTTCAACTTCTTTAGAGGTCGCCGCATCCTACAAGAAGGATTAGATTTTCTTAGATTTCTCGTTCgaaatttgatatttattttaaaatttttatattgaatgaaagaaagacgattttatatttataattttttgatattgttCACATTTGATAATATCTGTTACACGCGAGTTAAAGTTTTACATCAAAATTAAACGCATGAAGCGACTTTGAAATCAGAATCCGAATTTGAAATATATGGTCTAAGAATAAAGGAGTGGATTCTCACTGTTTTGAATAAACATTTAGATAATATGTGATTGATGCCAGAAAAGAGTTTTTGaagttattaaaaattattatttcatttaaataaatttttttcaaacatttcatcggtattttaaataattgtaGTAACAGAAAGCCAAATTATTTATGATCAAATACCCCCacattaataattcatttaattgcATGGTTTGAGTGAGTTGATCTTTAATAGCCACTAGATTTTAAACTTATACCAAGACATAAGTTCTTTAAGGACCTATGTGAAATATTAGgacagaaaatataaaattaagagaaaatatttggtggataaatatttctatcatatcagtaatttgaaataattatattttatctcaCCATTGGATTTCAAGTTAGATACGCTAATATGCATATCATAATCAGTGAAATAGGAAGAAAGATTAACGAAATTTGTCTATGTATCCTAGATTCATGCGAATCTATTTGGATATAATGTATTTAGACTTATTTCTGACACCATTATCctgagatacatgtatctgaaTATATCTGGATGCACCAAAATTTAGTATGATTTGTAATATTCACATGTATCTGACACATGCGGATCCACAATGATACAATGTATCTAAAATAGattacacctaattttgaccTCATGTATTTCAATATACGTGTTTATGGACATATCCGGGCgtaccaaaatttgataagacttataatatagcaaactaGTGTATATCTAATTAATTAGTTCCTAAATCAATGAGATTTAATGTCCTTAATAATTTAGAATTGATTAAATTGGGCCtcatatttgtgtattttggtAAGTTGGGCTGGAATTTTCATCCACTTAAGAAGCCCATTTTATGAGCCCATCAAACTATTGTGTTTcaattcttctttctttgttctAAAAATGTCAATTATTAGTTATAAAGTATGATATACAATTAAATGAGAATAATTGAATTGGGACATTTATAAATTACTTTACATAATTAGTCAACCTCAatattaatgttatttaattctgttaaatattttagaaaattgagTTTACTGCGATTTAATAGTGCttcaattataaatttgggtTATAAGTTAAAAAAGGGCGCTAATAttttactaaagaaaaaaaaagtacaatgTTATTGTTAATGATAAATAGAATTCTTATACTTGAAAGAGTTGGGATCGATAGAATTTGCAATAGTTATTAGAGTTTAAATAAGTCGATAATTAATAATTCACCGAAACATAGTTATCTTTAATGCGAAAACATCGTGATAATGTTATGATTTTTGATTTTAATAACCAAGTGAATCTGTTACACATTACGAAAActcaaataaaatagtaatcGAAAACACACTAAAATATTATCCGTTTCGAATCTTTTCCTTTTTGACAACacttttacttttactttttcaCGTGGCAATCTTAAGATCACAATACTAAAGGGAATTTTGTTACATTTGAcagaattttaatttagaatcacaagatcaaaagttttttttttttaaagtatgaaATCCCCAAAAAATTGACTATTTTTCAATGACTTTGTGTAAGTGTAGCATTTcgataatataaaataaataaaaatgctttaattttaatatacaaGGAGTAAATCCGAAACTCACACACATTATAAGAATATTAAGTATAATTATCtctaaaaaatcatattcacataatcacataatttaATCTTCTTCTACAATTAGAATTCTTCAAATCAATTTCCATTTCACctataaataaattcattaactaTACTTCATTATCTCCATCTCAATTAAACTCCAAAACAAAAATTActaatctttttttcttctcaatatgaagttaaatttttttatcaacgTTTGGAGTTTGatgtttttgttcattttttgtgCTAGTAAATTGGAGGCTCGACGTTACGTTACGTGGAACGATTTTAAGATAAATTTTCCTAATATTGATATAAGTAATGGAAATTTACGTAAGTCTCATGGTATTATCGTAGTCGATTCGAGGGGTTACGGAGACTCCGTTACTGTACAAGGTGCAATCGACATGGTCCCCGAATTTAATTCTCAACGAATCAAAATTCTTGTTCTTCCCGGAGTTTATAGGTATTTATCTGTCTATATGTATCGATAGTATAAAAAATTACgatattttagatttaaaatagtatgcctttttttttttactttattcctTTGTTAGATATGGAATCACACATATGAATAGTCATGATTGgtgttactctttttttttaattaagtttttttaaaaaaataaaataatttcaagttTGATATATTCGAAATTAATATATGTTCTCTTTTTGTAACATATTTAACGCAAATATTTATATTGGTATGTAATAGATACATACCTATCTATATAGACTATATCTACTAgtattaagtatttaaaaaataattatttttttttaaattttgttatgcAGAGAAAAAGTGTTTATTCCATCTTCAAAGCCATTTGTTTCATTAATTGGTGATGAAAATCATCCTAGAAGAACAATAATTACTGGGAATTCTAAGGCATGTGATAAAGATCAATATGGTAATGAAATAGGCACTGTTGCAACAGCCACAGTTACTGTGGAATCTGATTATTTTTGTGCAACTGGCATAACCTTTGAGGTATACTCGAAATTCGATACAGAATGAACGTGATCTTATAATTAAATAGATTATTCAATTCAACTCACGTAAcgtgttttttattttgtttagaatACTGTGGCTGCAATGCGTCAGGAAAATGATAAGCAAGGTGTGGCATTGAGATTAGCTGGTGATAAAGCAATGTTATACAAAGTTAGAATTTTGGGATCACAAGAC
Proteins encoded in this window:
- the LOC101256106 gene encoding pectinesterase QRT1, with protein sequence MKLNFFINVWSLMFLFIFCASKLEARRYVTWNDFKINFPNIDISNGNLRKSHGIIVVDSRGYGDSVTVQGAIDMVPEFNSQRIKILVLPGVYREKVFIPSSKPFVSLIGDENHPRRTIITGNSKACDKDQYGNEIGTVATATVTVESDYFCATGITFENTVAAMRQENDKQGVALRLAGDKAMLYKVRILGSQDTLYDDKGSHYFFKCYIQGTVDFICGNARSLFQSCELHSIAPDNVGISGAIAAHERESPYDDTGFSFVNCKVTGSGSVFLGRAWGEYSRIIYSKCYFDAIIHPQGWSDWDVPSRQEHAFFGEYSCKGIGANRAGRVPWSNDFTQHQAQPFMKRDFIGGDEWLRI